A genome region from Purpureocillium takamizusanense chromosome 8, complete sequence includes the following:
- a CDS encoding uncharacterized protein (COG:S~EggNog:ENOG503NUYE), with translation MDLTNMLNKKGGSVSQQQLPETQDDYQLHQLPFVKQEPEMERSVSPHMSEHSSYSTPHSLSRSYGSPSAMQASMHMPTSMANAMTMSAYPEMSGGMAGVSSLAMHQMGHPNQPPPPPVKAYPCSTCGKGFARRSDLARHERIHTGVRPHVCDHPGCGKMFIQRSALTVHQRVHTGEKPHHCETCAKPFSDSSSLARHRRTHSGKRPYKCPYADCQKTFTRRTTLTRHQNHHSGTIEEAAAATAAALAASKAKHVSQARSDGDHLSNHGSPMTTPSPAHRPMSMSPSLDMSGSGGMNRHPGDFSQYMQQNGPLPPHLRVGSPGSGAPAGAYNTNGMRPTSHPTGYGPPPTLEPSLEQHQAANGSNGGSPHMSNVGWQPSSHVPSPSHNAANYVYPEPDNYPQNAAMGQMYYGAPHHHQLRRPQGADSGLVHMA, from the exons ATGGATCTTACGAACATGCTGAATAAGAAAGGCGGTTCAgtctcgcagcagcaactTCCCGAGACCCAAGACGACTATCAACTTCACCAACTTCCCTTCGTCAAGCAAGAGCCCGAAATGGAGCGTTCCGTCTCACCTCACATGTCAGAACACTCGTCGTACTCGACGCCGCACAGCCTGTCGCGCTCGTACGGCTCACCATCAGCTATGCAAGCGTCCATGCACATGCCGACGTCGATGGCCAACGCCATGACGATGTCTGCGTACCCGGAGATGTCTGGAGGCATGGCCGGTGTCTCGAGCCTGGCCATGCACCAGATGGGTCATCCTaaccagccgccgcctccgcctgtCAAGGCCTACCCATGTAGCACATGTGGCAAGGGCTTCGCACGACGGAGCGACCTAGCGCGTCACG AGCGAATTCATACGGGAGTCCGACCTCACGTCTGCGACCACCCAGGCTGCGGCAAGATGTTCATCCAGCGATCAGCCCTGACCGTTCACCAACGCGTCCACACTGGCGAGAAGCCACACCACTGCGAAACCTGCGCGAAG CCGTTCAGCGACAGCAGCTCTCTggctcggcatcggcgaACACACTCTGGAAAGCGGCCGTACAAGTGCCCCTACGCCGATTGCCAAAAGACGTTTACTCGTCGCACCACGCTCACCCGCCACCAAAACCACCACAGCGGCACAATCGaggaagccgccgcggcaacTGCGGCCGCCCTGGCAGCGTCCAAAGCCAAGCATGTGTCGCAGGCTCGGTCCGACGGCGACCACCTTTCCAACCATGGCTCGCCCATGACGACGCCCTCTCCCGCGCATAGGCCAATGTCCATGTCGCCAAGCTTGGACATGTCCGGGTCTGGGGGAATGAATCGCCATCCCGGCGACTTCTCGCAGTACATGCAGCAGAAtgggccgctgccgcctcaCCTGCGCGTCGGCAGCCCTGGGTCAGGGGCTCCTGCCGGAGCCTACAACACCAACGGGATGCGTCCGACCTCGCACCCAACCGGCTAcggaccgccgccgaccttggAGCCTAGCCTGGAGCAACATCAGGCAGCGAACGGgagcaacggcggcagccctcACATGTCGAACGTGGGATGGCAGCCCTCGTCGCacgtgccgtcgccgtcacaCAACGCTGCCAACTACGTTTATCCGGAGCCGGACAACTACCCGCAGAACGCGGCCATGGGCCAGATGTACTACGGcgcaccacaccaccaccagctaCGCCGGCCGCAGGGCGCGGACTCTGGCTTGGTACACATGGCTTAG
- a CDS encoding uncharacterized protein (BUSCO:EOG09262YQG~COG:U~EggNog:ENOG503NVR2) — protein sequence MFSQKKPYSAVTVTIENLTSESYGEDDLSGIPDLVDVIKLQASGPTEAARAIRKKLKYGNVHRQVRALVLLDGLIQNAGSVFQRGFADEPLLERLRVCGTSDLSDPVVRKKCTELFREWSQYASTPGLERIARLYKELPKRKVAVTQERSKVIQETENPFEDDEEEEAERRAARASSSSSSAATWVPQIGPAMDRDGPLKPSDSSRWGSGKKKSKDKSSKSKGGLRKPFNLEAEKEKMKSVIAESSIASTNLMNALQSINRERERISDNKVAVHHFEACKQLRRRILRYIHQVESEQWLGSLLHANDELVHALMSFEQMDQSIDADSDSDDELAEQAHMYRMATLKAQEDKVQSPQSSHAPDLSGLSLNTKPKAMTAPHAGPPRPPRRPDGPAPVGRDDDSDEDDDDEDDDNPFGDKNVVETPAHETAEPRW from the exons ATGTTTTCGCAG AAGAAACCCTACTCGGCggtcaccgtcaccatcgAGAACCTCACCTCCGAGTCgtacggcgaggacgacctcAGCGGCATccccgacctcgtcgacgtgatCAAGCTGCAGGCATCGGGCCCGaccgaggccgcccgcgccatccgcaagaagctcaagtACGGCAACGTCCACCGCCAGgtccgcgccctcgtcctgctcgacgggctcATTCAGAATGCCGGGTCCGTATTTCAGCGTggcttcgccgacgagcccctcctcgagcgcctccgcGTCTGCGGCACCTCGGACCTCTCCGACCCGGTCGTTCGTAAGAAGTGCACCGAACTGTTCCGCGAGTGGTCCCAGTATGCGTCCACGCCGGGtctcgagcgcatcgcccgcTTGTACAAG GAACTGCCTAAGCGCAAGGTTGCTGTCACGCAAGAGCGCTCCAAGGTCATTCAGGAGACTGAGAACCCCttcgaggatgacgaggaggaagaagccgaacggcgggccgcccgggcatcctcatcctcgtcgtcagcagcCACATGGGTGCCTCAGATCGGCCCGGCTATGGATCGTGACGGCCCGTTGAAGCCCAGCGACAGTTCTCGATGGGGCAGCGGtaagaagaagagcaaggaCAAGTCGTCCAAGTCTAAGGGCGGTCTGCGCAAGCCGTTCAAtctcgaggccgagaaggagaagatgAAATCGGTCATCGCCGAGTCGTCCATCGCTTCGACCAACCTTATGAACGCCCTGCAGAGCATCAATCGTGAGCGTGAGCGCATCTCGGACAATAAGGTCGCCGTGCACCACTTTGAGGCTTGTAAGCAGCTCCGTAGGAGGATACTACGCTAC ATTCACCAGGTGGAAAGTGAGCAGTGGTTGGGAAGTCTGCTACATGCCAATGATGAGCTTGTACACGCCCTCATGTCCTTTGAGCAAATGGATCAgtccatcgacgccgacagcgactcggacgacgaaCTTGCCGAGCAGGCTCACATGTACCGAA TGGCCACTCTCAAGGCTCAGGAGGACAAGGTCCAGTCACCGCAGTCTTCTCACGCTCCCGACCTGTCCGGCCTCTCGCTCAACACGAAGCCCAAGGCCATGACAGCCCCTCACGCAGGCcctccgcggccgccgcgtcgccctgACGGACCCGCCCctgtcggccgcgacgacgattcagacgaggatgacgacgacgaggatgacgacaaCCCGTTTGGAGACAAAAATGTGGTTGAGACGCCGGCGCATGAAACGGCGGAACCTAGGTGGTAG
- a CDS encoding uncharacterized protein (COG:U~EggNog:ENOG503NVR2) — protein MFSQKKPYSAVTVTIENLTSESYGEDDLSGIPDLVDVIKLQASGPTEAARAIRKKLKYGNVHRQVRALVLLDGLIQNAGSVFQRGFADEPLLERLRVCGTSDLSDPVVRKKCTELFREWSQYASTPGLERIARLYKELPKRKVAVTQERSKVIQETENPFEDDEEEEAERRAARASSSSSSAATWVPQIGPAMDRDGPLKPSDSSRWGSGKKKSKDKSSKSKGGLRKPFNLEAEKEKMKSVIAESSIASTNLMNALQSINRERERISDNKVAVHHFEACKQLRRRILRYVSDSPGHVDECRWPF, from the exons ATGTTTTCGCAG AAGAAACCCTACTCGGCggtcaccgtcaccatcgAGAACCTCACCTCCGAGTCgtacggcgaggacgacctcAGCGGCATccccgacctcgtcgacgtgatCAAGCTGCAGGCATCGGGCCCGaccgaggccgcccgcgccatccgcaagaagctcaagtACGGCAACGTCCACCGCCAGgtccgcgccctcgtcctgctcgacgggctcATTCAGAATGCCGGGTCCGTATTTCAGCGTggcttcgccgacgagcccctcctcgagcgcctccgcGTCTGCGGCACCTCGGACCTCTCCGACCCGGTCGTTCGTAAGAAGTGCACCGAACTGTTCCGCGAGTGGTCCCAGTATGCGTCCACGCCGGGtctcgagcgcatcgcccgcTTGTACAAG GAACTGCCTAAGCGCAAGGTTGCTGTCACGCAAGAGCGCTCCAAGGTCATTCAGGAGACTGAGAACCCCttcgaggatgacgaggaggaagaagccgaacggcgggccgcccgggcatcctcatcctcgtcgtcagcagcCACATGGGTGCCTCAGATCGGCCCGGCTATGGATCGTGACGGCCCGTTGAAGCCCAGCGACAGTTCTCGATGGGGCAGCGGtaagaagaagagcaaggaCAAGTCGTCCAAGTCTAAGGGCGGTCTGCGCAAGCCGTTCAAtctcgaggccgagaaggagaagatgAAATCGGTCATCGCCGAGTCGTCCATCGCTTCGACCAACCTTATGAACGCCCTGCAGAGCATCAATCGTGAGCGTGAGCGCATCTCGGACAATAAGGTCGCCGTGCACCACTTTGAGGCTTGTAAGCAGCTCCGTAGGAGGATACTACGCTACGTGAGTGACTCGCCCGGACATGTCGACGAGTGTCGCTGGCCATTCTGA
- the SMF3 gene encoding NRAMP-like transporter smf-3 (EggNog:ENOG503NUWM~COG:P~TransMembrane:11 (i67-87o107-130i151-177o183-201i213-235o259-282i334-358o378-404i425-443o449-472i515-541o)): protein MGQPGRSTGVSLATAEAGSSDGIRPVVEGVEQRPTSKDQAEVVLLRTAAFRRNGAEKAKTALEKTKHLALAFSKFIGPGFMISVAYIDPGNYATDIAAGASYQYKLLFVVLLSNVFAILLQSLAIQLGTITGLDLSSMCRVYLPRWLNYTLYALAEIAIIATDLAEVIGTAIALNLLIPKLPLVAGCALSILDVMAILFFYRPDGSMKGLRLFEAFVCLLVLGVVVCFCIELSMIQETSVGTVFKGYLPSSALVESEGLYQACGILGATVMPHSLFLGSGIVQPRLREYDARHGLLPQEPVSAASSTTDGYDKPTYLPSHAAIKHSLKYSITEVGLSLFTFALFVNSAILIVAGASLYQNPDALNADIFGIHDLLSKSISPAVGTIFALALLLSGISAGIVCTIAGQMVSEGALRWKLKPWLRRLVTRSISIVPSVVIAAAVGRPGLNAALTGSQVVLSSVLPFVTLPLIYFTARSRFMTVQPGMARYMLESDDEGRPITGSVSLPGGIDMSNPWWLTVAGLLVWLVIVVMNVANLVLLGLGKA, encoded by the exons ATGGGACAGCCGGGCAGGTCCACGGGCGTGAGCCtcgcgacggcggaggcCGGGAGCAGCGATGGTATCCGGCCTGTCGTGGAGGGAGTCGAGCAACGACCCACCAGCAAGGATCAGGCAgaggtggtgttgttgcgaaccgccgccttcagacgcaacggcgccgaaaaggccaagacggcgcTCGAAAAGACGAAGCATTTGGCTCTCGCCTTTTCCAAGTTCATCGGCCCCGGCTTCATGATTTCCGTGGCGTACA TTGATCCGGGCAACTATGCCACGgacatcgccgccggtgcgTCGTACCAGTACAAGCTCTTGTTCGTGGTTCTTCTCAGCAACGTCTTCGCCATCCTGCTGCAAAGCCTCGCTATCCAGCTCGGCACCATCACCGGCCTGGATCTTTCCTCCATGTGCCGCGTCTACCTGCCGCGATGGCTCAACTACACCCTCTATGCGCTCGCCGAAATTGCAATCATCGCAACCGACCTTGCTGAGGTTATTGGCACCGCCATCGCGCTGAACCTCCTCATTCCCAagctgcccctcgtcgcgggcTGTGCGCTGTCTATTCTTGACGTCATGGCCATTCTGTTCTTCTACCGGCCCGATGGGTCCATGAAGGGACTTCGGCTGTTTGAGGCGTTTGTGTGCCTGCTCGTCCTGGGTGTCGTTGTCTGCTTCTGCATCGAGCTTTCCATGATCCAGGAGACGAGCGTGGGAACCGTCTTCAAGGGCTACCTGCCCTCGAGCGCTTTGGTCGAGTCTGAAGG CCTGTATCAAGCATgtggcatcctcggcgccaccgtcATGCCTCATAGCCTTTTCCTCGGATCTGGTATCGTCCAGCCACGTCTGCGAGAATACGACGCGAGGCATGGTCTTCTGCCCCAGGAGCCTGTatctgcggcgtcgtctacCACCGATGGGTACGACAAGCCCACGTACCTGCCATCGCATGCCGCCATCAAACATTCGCTCAAGTATTCCATCACGGAGGTTGGGTTGTCACTCTTCACATTTGCACTGTTCGTCAACTCGGCCAttctcatcgtcgccggtgCCTCGCTGTACCAGAACCCGGACGCCCTCAACGCCGACATCTTTGGCATCCACGACCTGCTTTCCAAGAGCATCTCACCGGCGGTGGGGACCATCTTTGCGTTGGCCTTGCTTCTGTCGGGTATCTCGGCTGGTATCGTGTGCACGATCGCGGGACAGATGGTGAGCGAGGGAGCGCTGCGTTGGAAGCTGAAGCCTTGGCTGCGACGGCTTGTCACGCGATCCATCAGCATCGTGCCGTCGGTCGTcattgctgctgcggtgggGCGGCCAGGGTTGAATGCTGCCCTGACAGGATCGCAGGTGGTGCTCAGCAGCGTGTTGCCGTTTGTCACGCTGCCTTTGATCTATTTCACGGCCCGGAGCCGTTTTATGACGGTTCAGCCGGGCATGGCGCGGTACATGCTCGagtccgacgacgaagggCGACCGATCACTGGCAGCGTCTCCCTTCCGGGAGGCATCGACATGTCGAACCCATGGTGGCTGACTGTTGCTGGGTTGCTGGTGTGGCTCGTCATTGTGGTTATGAACGTTGCGAACCTGGTGCTCCTGGGATTGGGCAAGGCGTGA
- the SMF3 gene encoding NRAMP-like transporter smf-3, variant 2 (EggNog:ENOG503NUWM~COG:P~TransMembrane:9 (i12-40o46-64i76-98o122-145i197-221o241-267i288-306o312-335i378-404o)), which yields MCRVYLPRWLNYTLYALAEIAIIATDLAEVIGTAIALNLLIPKLPLVAGCALSILDVMAILFFYRPDGSMKGLRLFEAFVCLLVLGVVVCFCIELSMIQETSVGTVFKGYLPSSALVESEGLYQACGILGATVMPHSLFLGSGIVQPRLREYDARHGLLPQEPVSAASSTTDGYDKPTYLPSHAAIKHSLKYSITEVGLSLFTFALFVNSAILIVAGASLYQNPDALNADIFGIHDLLSKSISPAVGTIFALALLLSGISAGIVCTIAGQMVSEGALRWKLKPWLRRLVTRSISIVPSVVIAAAVGRPGLNAALTGSQVVLSSVLPFVTLPLIYFTARSRFMTVQPGMARYMLESDDEGRPITGSVSLPGGIDMSNPWWLTVAGLLVWLVIVVMNVANLVLLGLGKA from the exons ATGTGCCGCGTCTACCTGCCGCGATGGCTCAACTACACCCTCTATGCGCTCGCCGAAATTGCAATCATCGCAACCGACCTTGCTGAGGTTATTGGCACCGCCATCGCGCTGAACCTCCTCATTCCCAagctgcccctcgtcgcgggcTGTGCGCTGTCTATTCTTGACGTCATGGCCATTCTGTTCTTCTACCGGCCCGATGGGTCCATGAAGGGACTTCGGCTGTTTGAGGCGTTTGTGTGCCTGCTCGTCCTGGGTGTCGTTGTCTGCTTCTGCATCGAGCTTTCCATGATCCAGGAGACGAGCGTGGGAACCGTCTTCAAGGGCTACCTGCCCTCGAGCGCTTTGGTCGAGTCTGAAGG CCTGTATCAAGCATgtggcatcctcggcgccaccgtcATGCCTCATAGCCTTTTCCTCGGATCTGGTATCGTCCAGCCACGTCTGCGAGAATACGACGCGAGGCATGGTCTTCTGCCCCAGGAGCCTGTatctgcggcgtcgtctacCACCGATGGGTACGACAAGCCCACGTACCTGCCATCGCATGCCGCCATCAAACATTCGCTCAAGTATTCCATCACGGAGGTTGGGTTGTCACTCTTCACATTTGCACTGTTCGTCAACTCGGCCAttctcatcgtcgccggtgCCTCGCTGTACCAGAACCCGGACGCCCTCAACGCCGACATCTTTGGCATCCACGACCTGCTTTCCAAGAGCATCTCACCGGCGGTGGGGACCATCTTTGCGTTGGCCTTGCTTCTGTCGGGTATCTCGGCTGGTATCGTGTGCACGATCGCGGGACAGATGGTGAGCGAGGGAGCGCTGCGTTGGAAGCTGAAGCCTTGGCTGCGACGGCTTGTCACGCGATCCATCAGCATCGTGCCGTCGGTCGTcattgctgctgcggtgggGCGGCCAGGGTTGAATGCTGCCCTGACAGGATCGCAGGTGGTGCTCAGCAGCGTGTTGCCGTTTGTCACGCTGCCTTTGATCTATTTCACGGCCCGGAGCCGTTTTATGACGGTTCAGCCGGGCATGGCGCGGTACATGCTCGagtccgacgacgaagggCGACCGATCACTGGCAGCGTCTCCCTTCCGGGAGGCATCGACATGTCGAACCCATGGTGGCTGACTGTTGCTGGGTTGCTGGTGTGGCTCGTCATTGTGGTTATGAACGTTGCGAACCTGGTGCTCCTGGGATTGGGCAAGGCGTGA
- the OPI3 gene encoding Phosphatidyl-N-methylethanolamine N-methyltransferase (EggNog:ENOG503NVA9~COG:I~BUSCO:EOG0926425H~TransMembrane:5 (o17-36i57-76o96-117i129-149o155-181i)), with the protein MASIASDVAAYVDFDKTSLLVSACSIAFNPLFWNIVARQEYHNKILTNLFGGKSRTACYALAATIFSLGMVRDYLYKTAIQEQPSHPLLLSLPSQAAAYTLLIAGNVLVVSSTWALGITGTFLGDYFGILMDEMVTGFPFNVCAAPMYWGSTMSFLGTALLFGKPAGLLLTAWVFVVYVLALRYEDPFTAGIYAKRERERERAAGKKQK; encoded by the exons ATGGCGTCAATCGCAAGTGACGTCGCCGCCTATGTCGACTTCGACAAGACCAGCTTGCTGG TGTCTGCGTGCTCGATTGCGTTTAACCCGCTGTTCTGGAA CATCGTGGCCCGTCAAG AATACCACAACAAGATCCTGACGAACCTGTTCGGGGGCAAGTCGCGCACGGCGTGCTACGCCCTCGCGGCGACCATCTTCTCGCTGGGCATGGTGCGCGACTACCTCTACAAGACGGCGATCCAAGAGCAGCCGTCgcacccgctgctgctgagcctgccgtcgcaggcggcggcgtacaCACTGTTGATCGCGGGTAACGTGCTCgtggtgtcgtcgacgtgggcgCTGGGCATCACGGGCACGTTCCTAGGCGATTACTTTGGCATCCTCATGGACGAAATGGTGACGGGGTTCCCGTTCAACgtgtgcgccgcgcccatgTACTGGGGCTCGACCATGAGCTTTCTCGGCACGGCACTGCTGTTCGGCAAGCCCGCGGGCCTGCTGCTCACGGCGTGGGTGTTTGTCGTGTACGTCCTGGCTCTGCGGTACGAGGACCCGTTCACGGCGGGCATCTACGCgaagcgggagcgggagcgggagcgggcagcgggcaagaagcagaagtaa
- a CDS encoding uncharacterized protein (COG:S~EggNog:ENOG503NY0D) yields the protein MASQQILFAETIAGMKKAFKRKAYESDSDSEIENHGNRGNKLKKRARFARQGQLAPTDGPSFYREAIDYAGVRRTIIHRNAPLVDDEGYEVNSEDDDEQVEEAEATAAELNPYANVRLEHILAPLTASIDLPTHSTLSKPFVSQTLTDLVQQSSAMTQKENKSLWRVRYMWTALCGDGNWMPCEKMIGPNDLNLYSDDVVARHLLSLRRANGARSPHLGTPNGHRPDGQATGDNGLGSVDLKSTIETSQDADLSMTDVPSEDKAVNESKPEGSDDKQQSGKDGPPDARKEVEARNGTSEKRNGADNGEKIPSDSKKSKKTEHDTQAAEGSGDVAMGDANAASGERLNVGNVGNGVLAALDDSVLPFIHPMFQPPGGATRDRDVGLPENEAEDIRRLLALYVQKQEEICRGTSRLYQGLLKAERLRKDVLHWAKAEAHCGPNRDMSDGEDWYDKEEWGLSEDLKKGQDEEEEDTTTTGKKTRNRRQ from the exons ATGGCCTCCCAGCAGATTCTGTTCGCCGAGACGATAGCCGGCATGAAGAAGGCCTTCAAGAGGAAGGCTTATG AATCCGACTCCGACTCCGAGATCGAGAACCACGGCAATCGCGGCAACAAGCTCAAGAAGCGAGCACGATTTGCACGTCAGGGACAGCTGGCGCCGACCGACGGACCGAGTTTCTACAGAGAG GCAATCGACTATGCTGGTGTCAGGAGGACCATAATTCATCGAAACGCTCCACTAGTTGACGATGAGGGGTACGAGGTCAAtagcgaggacgacgatgagcaggtagaagaggccgaggcgacggctgcGGAGCTCAATCCGTACGCCAACGTGCGGTTGGAAC ATATTCTGGCGCCCCTGACTGCCTCGATTGACCTACCTACCCACTCGACACTTTCGAAGCCTTTCGTCTCGCAGACCCTCACAGACTTGGTTCAACAGAGCAGCGCTATGACGCAAAAGGAAAACAAATCCCTGTGGAGGGTCAGATATATGTGGACGGCGctctgcggcgacggcaactGGATGCCTTGCGAAAAGATGATCGGTCCGAACGACCTGAACCTATACTCGGACGATGTCGTCGCTCGCCATCTGCTCTCCTTGAGAAGAGCCAATGGCGCGAGATCACCACATCTCGGTACGCCAAATGGCCATAGACCGGATGGCCAGGCTACTGGCGACAATGGTTTGGGCTCTGTCGATCTAAAGTCAACAATAGAGACGTCGCAAGATGCCGACCTATCCATGACAGACGTCCCCTCTGAAGACAAGGCTGTCAATGAGTCGAAGCCAGAGGGCTCCGATGATAAGCAACAGAGCGGAAAGGATGGACCTCCCGACGCTCGGAAGGAGGTGGAAGCTCGAAATGGAACTTCGGAGAAGCGCAATGGGGCGGACAATGGCGAGAAGATACCCAGTGACAGCAAGAAGTCAAAGAAGACCGAGCACGACACACAAGCCGCAGAGGGCTCTGGCGATGTGGCAATGGGCGATGCCAATGCCGCGTCGGGCGAGCGACTGAATGTTGGTAATGTGGGCAACGGAGTATTGGCAGCCTTGGATGATTCAGTGCTGCCGTTCATACATCCCATGTTCCAGCCGCCGGGCGGGGCCACGCGGGACCGGGACGTCGGTCTACCGGAGAATGAAGCAGAGGATATCAGGAGGCTTCTCGCGCTCTATGTACAAAAGCAAGAGGAGATTTGCCGCGGGACTTCGAGGCTCTACCAGGGTCTGCTGAAAGCCGAGCGGCTGCGGAAGGACGTGCTGCACtgggccaaggccgaggcgcacTGTGGTCCTAATCGGGACATGTCAGACGGAGAGGATTGGTACGACAAAGAGGAATGGGGCCTGTCAGAGGACCTCAAAAAGGGccaggacgaagaggaagaggataCGACGACAACGGGCAAGAAGACTCGAAACCGTCGGCAGTGA